The window ATTTAATCTTGGCCGATTTCCATCTTGAAGGAATAAGTTTTGTCCGTTTTTGCGAAAAGGTCAAACAGAAACAGACCTCCAAGGAACGGGCGATCCTCGTCCTGGTAAGCGGCACCGACAGCTACGACCCCAGCACCCTTGTTACGCTCGGCGTCGTCGATTTCGTCAAGAAGCCTCTGGAGCCGAAGGAGCTGATCGAAAAACTCAAGGACCTTTCCCAAGATAGCGCCACCATCATCGACCGAGCGCCCCGGCCCGTTGTCCCGGCCACCGTCGATCCTCCGCCTCCACCCCCTCCATCCCCGACGCCTACCACGGCACCTTTGCCGCCATCGAAGGATCAGGCTGAGGTCATGAAGATCGAGGAATTGCTGGGCTGGTCGCTGCCGGGAGAAAAATCCACGGAGGAGACGCAAAAAACTGATACGGGTACTCCCGAACCGGATTATGAAACTACGGTGATTCAGAGCCGGGCCGACGCTACGGTCACCCCACCGGTTCCACCGGAGCCGCTGAAAGAGCCGTCCGAGCCCTCCATGGCCGAACTCATGCCCGCTCTGGAGGATTCACAAACCGTGATCGGACTGCGAACGCGGCCTTCGCCTTTCGTGCCGCCGGCCCCATCCGGTCCGGCAGATCCCGTCCCACCGGCCCCCTTGGTCGAACCACACGCGGCGTCTTTGCCGGCCTTGGTCCCTCCCATTCCAGAGACGGCTCCCCCTCAGCCGCCCGGAAGCCCGGAGACCTCCGCCGAGCCTTCGCCCGCCATTCCACCGACCGGTAACCAAGCTCAAGCACCACCCAACGACGCCGTCCCTCAGGAGATGATCGAGAGGCTTGTCTCCAAAATGGCCAAAGAGATCCTCGAAAAGGTCGCGTGGGACGTTGTTCCGTCCTTAGCCGAGACGCTCATCAAAGAGGAACTCGAGAAACTCAAGACGGAAAAACCGGCCTGATTTTCTACTTTTTCCCTTTTCCCCTTGCCGCTTTCATCTGGGCCTGTCGTTTGGCTTTCTGCTTCCGTTCTTTTTTTCGGTACTTCCTTCTCAGTTCACGATCAACTTCGCGCCCTCGTGGCATGGACTGTTCTCCTATCCGGTTGATTCATTTCGACCGCCTATTTAACCGTTGCTCTTCAAAATTGTCAAGAGATCTTGGCAGGGGGCCGCTTGCCCTCTCTCCAATCTTCGTGTTAAGATTTACGCCCCATGACTGAAACCACCGCACAAACCGATCCAACCCGCTTCGACAAGCCCTACAATCCCCGAGAGGTTGAGGACCGCTGGTATCGGCACTGGATCGATCGTGGCTATTTTTCCGCGGACGAGCATTCGACGCAGCCCCAGCGGTTTTCGATCGTGATCCCGCCGCCCAATATCACCGGTTCGCTGCACTTAGGCCACGCCCTGAACAACACGCTGCAGGATGTCCTCGTCCGCTGGAAGCGTATGCTGGGATCGAATACCCTATGGCTGCCCGGAACGGACCACGCCGGGATTGCAACCCAAAATGTCGTCGAGCGCCAGCTCATGGCCGAAGGCACCTCGCGGGAAAAGTTGGGGCGCACGGAATTCATCAAACGAGTCTGGCAGTGGCGGGAGCAGTCGGGGCGGACCATCATCGCTCAATTGAAACGGCTCGGCGCTTCCTGCGACTGGAAACGGGAGCGGTTTACCCTGGATGAAGGCCTCTCGGCCGCGGTTCGAGACGTCTTTGTCCGCTTGCACCAGGAAGGGCTGATCTACCGAGGAGAGCGATTGATCAATTGGTGCCCGAGGTGCGGGACGGCCCTGTCGGACATCGAGGTGGAGCACGAGGAAGTCAAGGGCAAGTTGTACTATATCAAATACCCTCTGGCTGACGATCCTGAGGCGTTTCTCACGGTCGCCACGACCCGCCCCGAGACGATGCTGGGCGATACCGCCGTCGCGGTGCATCCAGACGACCCCCGATACAACGGGTTGATCGGCAAAGCCGTGCTCCTTCCTCTGACAAGCCGTCGTATCCCGATTGTCGGGGACTCGATCTTGGTCGATCGGGAATTTGGAACCGGCGCCGTCAAGATCACGCCGGGCCATGACTTTAATGATGAAAAGGCCGGCCAGCGCCACCGCCTTCCCCGAATCTCATTGCTGACCGGCCTAGGCGACATGGACCCTGTCGTTCTCGAGGAAGAGGCCAAAACGGACAAGGATCTTTTGCACGAAATCGCGGGCGCCAAAGTCCCAAAGGCTCGGGACCGGGTCGTGAGCCGCCTTGAAGCCGATGGCTTCTTGATCAAAGTTGAAGACCATGGTCACGCCATCGGCAAATGCTATCGCTGCAAAACCGTGATCGAGCCTCGTCTCTCGCCGCAATGGTTTGTCCGCGTGAACAACCCGGAGAACTCTCTTGCAGCGCCGGCGATCGACGCGGTGCGAAGCGGCCGGATCCGTATAATTCCCGAAAGTTGGAAGAACAACTACTTTGGCTGGATGGAGAACATCCAGGATTGGTGTATCTCGCGACAGATCTGGTGGGGGCATCAGATCCCTGCGTGGTACTGCCGCGGAACGGACGTCGGCCAATGCCGGCCCGAATGCAAGGAACCGATCGTCGCCGCGACGGCGCCGGAGCGCTGCCCGCATTGCGGTTCGGCCGATTTCGTCCAGGACCCGGATGTTCTGGACACGTGGTTCTCCTCGGCCCTCTGGCCGTTCTCCACCCTGGGCTGGCCGCAAAAAACGAAGGCGCTTGAACTCTTTTACCCTACGTCGGCCCTGGTCACGAGCTTCGACATTCTCTTCTTCTGGGTGGCCCGGATGATCATGATGGGGCTGCATTTCATGAAGGATGTCCCCTTCCGGGAAGTTTACATCCATGCGCTGGTCCGCGACGCCGAGGGACAGAAGATGAGCAAGTCCAAGGGAAACGTCATCGACCCACTCGAGATCATGGAGAAGTACGGAACGGACGCCCTGCGTTTCACCCTGGCCTCCATGGCCTCACCGGGACGGGATATCAAACTTTCCGAGGAGCGAATCGGAGGCTACCGGAATTTTGCGAACAAAATCTGGAATGCCGCGCGGTTCATCCTGATGAACTGTCCGAAGGGGCCGAGAGCTTATCTTGATTCCCCCCTCGCGGATCCGATGACGCTTTCCCTCGCCGACCGCTGGATATTAAGCCGGCTCCAACGCGTGATCCAATCCGTTAATCGTCAGCTTGGAGATTACCGCTTCGATGAAGCTTCCCGAGACCTGTATCAGTTTCTCTGGCACGAATTCTGCGACTGGTACCTTGAACTGATTAAGCCAACTTTGTACGGAACGGACACCGTAGCCGCGGATCGAACCCGGACCGTCGCCATCCAGGCTTTTGAAGCGGTGCTCCGACTCCTCCACCCGTTCATGCCCTTTATTACCGAAGAGATCCGACAGACCTTTACGCAAACGGACGGCAGCATTGCGATCGCGGCATTTCCGATCGCGAACGCCACCCTGATTAATGAATCGACCGAACAGGAATGCGAGAGCTTTCAGAAAGTCATCGAGGGAATTCGGGAAATGCGCGGGCTGCATGGCATCCCATTTTCAAAGAAATTGCAAGCGGCGATCCGCTTGTCGAACCAAGACATCGAGCGTTACATTCAAAACAACCACTCGACGATCAGCGCGCTCGCTGGCCTCAGCGGTCTAACAATCGGACGGAACGTCCAGCAACCCGCGAATGCTCTCATGGGTCCCCTCATCTTCCCGGGCGGCCAGGCCGGCGAGATATTCATTCCCCTGACGCCGGATACAATAGACATCGCCAAAGAGATTACGAAAAAGGAAAAGCGGTTGAAGGACCTGGCCGCCCAGATGGACCAAGAGAAAAAGAAGCTGTCTAACCCTGATTTTGCTTCGAAGGCTCCTCCGGAGGTCACAGAAAAAACGAAGTCGCGTTATCAAGAGCTCCGTCTTGAGCATGAGAAATTGTCCGAGGCCCTCAAGGACTTGCGCGAAACGACGGGAGGAAAGGCATGAATCCGCCCCCTCTCTTGTCCGCCGTTCGCATCCTGGACCTTGTTACCCGCGCCCTTGCCGAAGACCTCGGCTCCGGCGATTTGACCACCCGTCTGCTTTTTGCGCAAGTCGTAAAGGCCGAGGCCGTGATTCGGGCCAAGGAGGAAGCGACCCTGGCCGGCCTGCCCCTGGCCGAGGCCGTTTTTAAAAAGGTGGATCCGAAACTCAAGTTCAAATCCCTTGCGCAGGACGGGGACCGAGTCCAACCCGGAACGCAGATCGCACGCATTGTGGGTGACGGGCGTTCTCTATTAAAAGGAGAGCGGGTGGCACTCAATTTTCTCCAGCGCCTCTCGGGCATCGCCACGCTCACGGCGCGGTTTGTCGAGACGATCCGGGGCACAAAAGCCGCGATCCTGGACACCCGAAAAACCACGCCCGGACTACGAGGGCTGGAAAAATACGCCGTTCGGATGGGCGGGGGCCGAAACCACCGGATGAATTTAAGCGACGGCATCCTGATCAAGGACAACCATATCGCACTGGCCGGAAGTCTAAAGCGCGCGGTCGAAGAGGCCCGCCGGAAGGCGCCTCGCGGTCTTAAGGTTGAAGTGGAAGCGAGGAACCTAAACGAGGTCGAAGACGCACTATCGGCCAAGGCCGACAGGATCCTCCTTGACAATATGACAATTCCTCACCTGAAAGAGGCCCTCTTGTTAATAAATGGGCGCGCCTTAACCGAGGCATCCGGCGGTATTCACTTGAACAACGTGCGCGAGTTCGCCGGGGCCGGCGTTGATTTTATCTCCATCGGGGCCCTGACCCATTCGGCTCCGGCCGTGGACCTGAGCATGGACATCACTCCTTCAAAGGATGCCCCATGACTTCTCAGCCCTCCTCAAGGGCTTTCAGGTCGCAGCCGCTGACTCAGGATGCCATTCGATCCGGGCTGAAGACGGCGCGGTTTGGACAAACCCTGCATATCTTTGACAGGATCGAGTCGACGAATACCGCCGCTCACCCTTTGGCGAAAAGGGGTGCTCCTGAAGGGACCGTCGTTTTGGCCGATGCTCAAACTCGGGGAAGGGGCCGAATGGGCCGTCGCTGGATCTCCCCCCCGGACGTCAACTTGTACTTCTCGATCATCCTCCGACCCGGCGGCGATCCCCGGCGCGCGGGCTTATGGACACTGGCCGCTGCCAATGCCGTTGCCCAGGCCATTGAACAAACCGTGGGTCTTTCGACTCGCCTGAAGTGGCCGAATGATCTTCTAATTCATCATAAAAAGGTTGCCGGTCTTCTTTTGGAAAGCGTCGTTCAAAAAGGGCGTATCCGGTACCTGGTTTTGGGAATCGGGGTCAATGTCAACCTTCTTTGCGACGCCCTTCCTATAACACTTCGCGACTCCGTCAGTTCGCTGCGGCAAGAATCGGGTCGCGTGATAGATCGGGTCCGGCTGCTGCAACGGATTTTGGAAACCATCGAAATACAATATCGGTCTTTTCAGACCGAGCCGCCCGAAATGATTCTGAACGCTTTCACCACCCGCTCCGACACCATGGGACGGTCCGTGCGGGTCCGGGATCAAGTCCACGAATGGACCGGGATCGCCAAGGGGCTGACACCCGAGGGCGCGTTGATCCTGTCGAGGAACGATCGGGAGGAAGTCATCCTCCGGTCCGAGGACATCGTTCACGTGAGGCCATCCGATGCTGCTTGCGATTGACATTGGAAACTCCAACATCGTTCTGGGCGTCTTCCAGGAAAGACGCCTCAAGGGAAATTGGAGAATCGCCACTCGGCTGGCGAAAACCTCCGACGAGTACGGAATCTTGACCTTGGATCTTTTTCGGGCCAACGGGATTCGGTCCGATCGGATCCGCGGGGTGATTTTGTCCAGTGTGGTCCCGCCCCTGACCCCGATCATCACCGAGATGAGCCTTCGATATTTTCATTCCGAGCCCTTGATCGTGGATGGAGCCATGGACACCGGCTTGATCAATCGATACGAGCCGCCCCGGGATGTGGGGGCCGACCGGATCGTCAACGCCGTCGCGGCGTACCGACGATACGGCGGACCGGTTATTATTGTGGACTTCGGAACCGCCACCACTTTTTGCGCCGTCAGTAAAAGAGGCGAATATCTGGGCGGTGCGATCACACCCGGAATCACCATCTCGGCCGAGGCCCTTTTCCAGGGAGCCTCCAAACTCCCCAAGGTTGAATTGGCCAGACCCAGATCGGTCATCGGTCAGGACACCATCAGCAGCATACAGTCCGGCATGCTCTATGGTTACGCGGGACTTGTGGATTCGATGGTCACGAGGATGAAAAAGGAGCTGGGGTCCCGCGCGAAAGTCATCGCGACCGGCGGGCAGGCCCGGCTGATCCTTTCTGAGACAAATACGATTAATGAGGTTCGACCCTTCTTAACGCTGGAAGGACTTCGAATCCTGTATGAAAGAAACAAGAAAAAGACCCGAAGGGCCATTGACAACACGGTTAAAACTTGATAAGCTGTTAGCACTCTAATTGACTGAGTGCTAAACAGGGTGCAGGCATGGAGCTTAACGAAAGAAGTCGCAAGGTTTTAAATGCCATTATTTTATCTTATATTGAGCGGGCCTCACCGGTCGGATCGCATACCGTGACTAAGAATTTTTCTTTTGGGTTGAGTCCGGCTACGATCCGAAATATTATGGCTGAGCTGGAGGAGATGGGCTATCTGCTGCAACCTCATACATCGGCCGGACGTATCCCCACCTCCAAAGGCTACCGTCTGTACGTAGACG is drawn from Nitrospiria bacterium and contains these coding sequences:
- a CDS encoding type III pantothenate kinase — encoded protein: MLLAIDIGNSNIVLGVFQERRLKGNWRIATRLAKTSDEYGILTLDLFRANGIRSDRIRGVILSSVVPPLTPIITEMSLRYFHSEPLIVDGAMDTGLINRYEPPRDVGADRIVNAVAAYRRYGGPVIIVDFGTATTFCAVSKRGEYLGGAITPGITISAEALFQGASKLPKVELARPRSVIGQDTISSIQSGMLYGYAGLVDSMVTRMKKELGSRAKVIATGGQARLILSETNTINEVRPFLTLEGLRILYERNKKKTRRAIDNTVKT
- a CDS encoding biotin--[acetyl-CoA-carboxylase] ligase, which encodes MTSQPSSRAFRSQPLTQDAIRSGLKTARFGQTLHIFDRIESTNTAAHPLAKRGAPEGTVVLADAQTRGRGRMGRRWISPPDVNLYFSIILRPGGDPRRAGLWTLAAANAVAQAIEQTVGLSTRLKWPNDLLIHHKKVAGLLLESVVQKGRIRYLVLGIGVNVNLLCDALPITLRDSVSSLRQESGRVIDRVRLLQRILETIEIQYRSFQTEPPEMILNAFTTRSDTMGRSVRVRDQVHEWTGIAKGLTPEGALILSRNDREEVILRSEDIVHVRPSDAACD
- a CDS encoding response regulator, coding for MAKKLLVVDSNLAIQKLVEYNLSREKFEVTCLNDGLSALDLLTQIDPDLILADFHLEGISFVRFCEKVKQKQTSKERAILVLVSGTDSYDPSTLVTLGVVDFVKKPLEPKELIEKLKDLSQDSATIIDRAPRPVVPATVDPPPPPPPSPTPTTAPLPPSKDQAEVMKIEELLGWSLPGEKSTEETQKTDTGTPEPDYETTVIQSRADATVTPPVPPEPLKEPSEPSMAELMPALEDSQTVIGLRTRPSPFVPPAPSGPADPVPPAPLVEPHAASLPALVPPIPETAPPQPPGSPETSAEPSPAIPPTGNQAQAPPNDAVPQEMIERLVSKMAKEILEKVAWDVVPSLAETLIKEELEKLKTEKPA
- a CDS encoding valine--tRNA ligase, with translation MTETTAQTDPTRFDKPYNPREVEDRWYRHWIDRGYFSADEHSTQPQRFSIVIPPPNITGSLHLGHALNNTLQDVLVRWKRMLGSNTLWLPGTDHAGIATQNVVERQLMAEGTSREKLGRTEFIKRVWQWREQSGRTIIAQLKRLGASCDWKRERFTLDEGLSAAVRDVFVRLHQEGLIYRGERLINWCPRCGTALSDIEVEHEEVKGKLYYIKYPLADDPEAFLTVATTRPETMLGDTAVAVHPDDPRYNGLIGKAVLLPLTSRRIPIVGDSILVDREFGTGAVKITPGHDFNDEKAGQRHRLPRISLLTGLGDMDPVVLEEEAKTDKDLLHEIAGAKVPKARDRVVSRLEADGFLIKVEDHGHAIGKCYRCKTVIEPRLSPQWFVRVNNPENSLAAPAIDAVRSGRIRIIPESWKNNYFGWMENIQDWCISRQIWWGHQIPAWYCRGTDVGQCRPECKEPIVAATAPERCPHCGSADFVQDPDVLDTWFSSALWPFSTLGWPQKTKALELFYPTSALVTSFDILFFWVARMIMMGLHFMKDVPFREVYIHALVRDAEGQKMSKSKGNVIDPLEIMEKYGTDALRFTLASMASPGRDIKLSEERIGGYRNFANKIWNAARFILMNCPKGPRAYLDSPLADPMTLSLADRWILSRLQRVIQSVNRQLGDYRFDEASRDLYQFLWHEFCDWYLELIKPTLYGTDTVAADRTRTVAIQAFEAVLRLLHPFMPFITEEIRQTFTQTDGSIAIAAFPIANATLINESTEQECESFQKVIEGIREMRGLHGIPFSKKLQAAIRLSNQDIERYIQNNHSTISALAGLSGLTIGRNVQQPANALMGPLIFPGGQAGEIFIPLTPDTIDIAKEITKKEKRLKDLAAQMDQEKKKLSNPDFASKAPPEVTEKTKSRYQELRLEHEKLSEALKDLRETTGGKA
- the nadC gene encoding carboxylating nicotinate-nucleotide diphosphorylase, whose product is MNPPPLLSAVRILDLVTRALAEDLGSGDLTTRLLFAQVVKAEAVIRAKEEATLAGLPLAEAVFKKVDPKLKFKSLAQDGDRVQPGTQIARIVGDGRSLLKGERVALNFLQRLSGIATLTARFVETIRGTKAAILDTRKTTPGLRGLEKYAVRMGGGRNHRMNLSDGILIKDNHIALAGSLKRAVEEARRKAPRGLKVEVEARNLNEVEDALSAKADRILLDNMTIPHLKEALLLINGRALTEASGGIHLNNVREFAGAGVDFISIGALTHSAPAVDLSMDITPSKDAP